In one window of Moraxella osloensis DNA:
- the tatB gene encoding Sec-independent protein translocase protein TatB: MFDIGFSELLLFGVIALIVLGPEKLPQAARTAGQWYAKLRRTVSTLQSEIEAELDLAETRQQMQNELAKIRQTESDMKRELAEMRGSMQKFEQSQNQSLDASHQSITPYDKDHQQNTTSSFIKQEADQ, from the coding sequence ATGTTTGATATTGGGTTTTCCGAATTACTCTTGTTTGGCGTCATTGCTTTAATCGTATTGGGCCCAGAAAAACTGCCGCAAGCCGCACGTACCGCTGGGCAATGGTATGCCAAACTGCGCCGTACAGTATCCACCCTACAATCTGAAATAGAAGCTGAGCTTGATCTAGCTGAAACACGTCAACAAATGCAAAATGAACTTGCGAAAATCCGTCAGACCGAGTCGGATATGAAGCGCGAATTAGCAGAAATGCGTGGCAGTATGCAAAAGTTTGAGCAGTCACAGAACCAAAGCCTAGACGCTTCACATCAGTCAATCACCCCTTATGATAAAGACCATCAACAGAATACTACCTCCTCGTTCATTAAACAGGAGGCGGATCAGTGA
- the tatC gene encoding twin-arginine translocase subunit TatC: MSLFKRQKSRQEKITDIEFEAPTDTTQNSESGDTLGTLGDMPITGHLIELRTHLIRICVVVLIIFLVLVGFSRELYNLLSDPLVAQLPINSTMIATDITSNFMAPIRLTIFVAAFLAMPYILYQIWSFVASGLYKKEKKIAIPVLLSSIFLFYAGVAFSYFVVLKGVLKFFIMFAPQNVIPMTDIDSYLSFALKLFMVFGLTFEIPVVTLLLIMAGIVSTQILEDKRRYIIVGCFGIAAVVTPPDGVSMLLLAIPMWLLFELGLLLAKILIKNERNNDLVSGNETLESS, encoded by the coding sequence GTGAGCCTATTTAAACGGCAAAAAAGTCGACAAGAAAAAATAACAGATATAGAGTTTGAGGCGCCAACAGATACAACACAGAATAGTGAGTCTGGAGATACGTTAGGTACGCTTGGCGATATGCCTATTACCGGACATTTAATCGAGCTGCGTACGCACTTAATAAGAATATGCGTGGTCGTCTTAATTATATTCTTAGTATTGGTGGGATTTTCACGCGAGCTTTATAATCTTTTATCAGACCCATTAGTGGCGCAGTTACCCATCAATTCGACCATGATTGCCACTGATATAACGTCAAACTTTATGGCACCCATTCGCTTAACGATATTCGTCGCCGCATTTTTAGCAATGCCTTATATCCTGTATCAAATTTGGTCATTTGTAGCTTCCGGCTTATATAAAAAAGAGAAGAAAATTGCCATTCCTGTACTGCTATCTTCGATATTTCTATTTTATGCGGGTGTTGCTTTTTCCTACTTTGTCGTACTCAAAGGGGTATTGAAATTTTTTATTATGTTCGCTCCGCAGAACGTTATACCAATGACCGATATTGACAGTTATCTGAGCTTTGCCCTCAAGCTATTTATGGTGTTTGGACTGACTTTTGAGATTCCAGTGGTTACCTTATTGCTGATAATGGCCGGAATCGTTTCTACTCAAATTTTAGAAGATAAGCGTCGTTATATCATAGTCGGCTGTTTTGGGATCGCCGCGGTAGTGACACCGCCTGATGGTGTATCAATGCTGTTGTTGGCGATTCCTATGTGGCTATTATTTGAGCTGGGTTTACTCTTAGCAAAGATATTAATTAAAAATGAACGGAATAATGATTTAGTCTCAGGGAATGAAACATTAGAAAGTAGCTAG